One window from the genome of Streptomyces sp. NBC_00597 encodes:
- a CDS encoding VCBS repeat-containing protein, whose protein sequence is MSSLEGVYPHAGGTGTQTLGSRVLIGNGWQTYNTLRLADLNGDGRSDIVGRSPQVSCTSTPTRPAEAR, encoded by the coding sequence GTGAGCAGTCTGGAGGGGGTCTACCCGCACGCCGGAGGCACCGGCACGCAGACGCTTGGCAGCCGGGTCCTCATCGGCAACGGCTGGCAAACGTACAACACGCTGCGCCTCGCCGACCTCAACGGTGACGGCCGCAGCGACATCGTCGGCCGCTCCCCCCAGGTGAGCTGTACGTCTACGCCAACACGTCCGGCGGAGGCAAGGTGA
- a CDS encoding transposase — protein sequence MNTRAWIVFLDESGVSLLPQIRRTYSPRGRTPLLRHRLNWKRASMAGALGYHSTDPDRGARLCFHLKPGSYDTAGLIEVLEQMKVFYRGERVVLVWDGLSAHWSRAMRAWVAEQDWLTLERLPAYAPELNPVELLWSSLKKRELANLAGDHLADVADATEQGIHRINDNPQLPWSFLAHTGLAIHPPHPPNLRKDQ from the coding sequence GTGAACACACGTGCCTGGATCGTGTTCCTCGACGAATCAGGCGTCTCCCTGCTCCCTCAGATCCGCCGCACCTACTCGCCCCGAGGCCGGACCCCACTGCTGCGGCACCGTCTGAACTGGAAGCGCGCCTCGATGGCCGGGGCCCTGGGCTACCACTCCACCGACCCCGATCGCGGGGCCCGCCTGTGCTTCCACCTCAAGCCCGGCAGCTACGACACCGCCGGGCTCATCGAGGTCCTGGAGCAGATGAAGGTGTTCTACCGCGGCGAGCGAGTGGTCCTGGTCTGGGACGGCCTGTCCGCCCACTGGAGCCGGGCGATGCGCGCCTGGGTTGCAGAACAGGACTGGCTCACCCTGGAACGATTACCCGCCTACGCTCCCGAGCTGAACCCGGTGGAACTGCTGTGGTCCTCGCTCAAGAAGCGTGAACTCGCCAACCTCGCCGGCGACCACCTCGCCGATGTCGCCGACGCCACAGAGCAAGGCATCCACCGCATCAACGACAACCCCCAACTTCCATGGTCCTTCCTCGCCCACACCGGCCTTGCCATCCACCCACCACACCCACCGAACTTACGAAAAGATCAGTAA